The Poseidonibacter lekithochrous region AATTTCACAAATGAGTGAACTAGGATTTATGGGTACTTATATTCCTGAAGAGTATGGTGGTGCTGGAATGGATTACTTCTCTTATATTTTAACAGTTGCAGAAGTATCAAAAGCTTGTGCTTCAACAGGCGTTTTAATTGCTGCTCATACTTCATTATGTTGTGGACCAATTTTATCTTATGGAACACAAGAGCAAAAGAAGAAATATCTTCCAGACTTAGCAAGTGGTGAAAAAATTGGTTGTTTCTTACAAACTGAACCAAATGCTGGTAGTGATGTATCTAATATTGATACTAAATATAAAGAAGAAGATGATTGTTATGTAATCACTGGATCAAAAATCTTTATTACAAATGGTGCATATAAAGGTACTGGAATTGTAATTGCTACAAAAGACAAAACTTTAGGACATAAAGGTTTATCTGCTTTTATTGTTGATTTATCAACTCCTGGTGTAGAAGTTACTAAAAATGAAGTAAAAATGGGAATTAGAGGAAGTTACACAACAGCTTTTGGTCTTGATGGTGTAAAAGTTCCTAAAGAAAATATGTTAGGAAAAGAAGGTGATGGTTTTAAAATTGCTATGGAAACTCTAAATGCTGGAAGAATCAGTATTGGAGCACAAGCCTTAGGTATTGCAGAAGGTGCATTAGAAAAATCAGTGGAATATACACTAGAGAGAAAACAATTTAATAAACCTCTTGCAGCATTTCAAGCAGTATCTATGAAACTAGCAGAAATGAAACTAAGAATTGAGCAAAGTAAAATTTTAATTTATAAAGCTGCTTGGTTAAAAGAGAATAACAAACCTTATATTATGGAATCAGCAATGGCAAAACTATCTGCCTCTGAAACAGCAACATTTGTTACTAAAGATGCAATTCAAGTTCATGGTGGATATGGATTTATTTGTGAATATGAAGTTGAGAGAATGTATAGAGATGCAAAAATTACAGAGATATATGAAGGTACTAGTGAAATACAACGTGTGATTATTGGAAAAATGTTGTTTAACTAGAAAAAATAAAAATAAAAGATTTAATGAATAGATTTACGTGGGGAGAATTATGGAAAATACTAATGAAATAACTAGAGAAGTATATTGGAATGTGGGGAATAATGCCACTACTATTGGACTAATGTATTTTTTTACTTTTTTATCAATGGGATTACTAGTATATCTTTTTTACAAAAGATACAAGGTATACCAATTAGGAAGACCTTTAAATAGAACAGACAATATGGGTCAAAGAGTTAAGTATATGCTTACAAATATGATGGGTCAAATAAGAGTTAAAAGAAATAGTAGACCTGGAATTGCTCATAGTATATTCTTTTGGTCGTTTATAGTT contains the following coding sequences:
- a CDS encoding acyl-CoA dehydrogenase family protein, which codes for MNFELSEDHNVLIDSLKDFVDNEIKPIAVEIDEKHEIPSSLISQMSELGFMGTYIPEEYGGAGMDYFSYILTVAEVSKACASTGVLIAAHTSLCCGPILSYGTQEQKKKYLPDLASGEKIGCFLQTEPNAGSDVSNIDTKYKEEDDCYVITGSKIFITNGAYKGTGIVIATKDKTLGHKGLSAFIVDLSTPGVEVTKNEVKMGIRGSYTTAFGLDGVKVPKENMLGKEGDGFKIAMETLNAGRISIGAQALGIAEGALEKSVEYTLERKQFNKPLAAFQAVSMKLAEMKLRIEQSKILIYKAAWLKENNKPYIMESAMAKLSASETATFVTKDAIQVHGGYGFICEYEVERMYRDAKITEIYEGTSEIQRVIIGKMLFN